The following coding sequences are from one Gemmobacter sp. window:
- a CDS encoding IS5 family transposase — MSRPTPPTYKTRNWPAYNEALKRRGSLTIWFDPAMTWEAAPTGKRGRQPAYGDAAIQTCLTMKVLFGMALRQTTGFVESLLRLIGLDWAVPDFSTLSRRQKALKVNIPYRGSNGPLHLLVDSTGIKVEGEGEWNARKHGGTKRRVWRKIHIGIDEKSLEIRAAEFTTSDVGDAPMLPELLGQIPPEQEIATVTADGAFDTRKCHDAIAARGAAAIIPPRKNAKPWKPDTPGAVARNEILRTSKRVGRTIWRRWSGYHRRSRAETKMHCVKLLGQRLSARDFDRQVAEFQVRVAVLNGFTALGIPVTEVAG, encoded by the coding sequence ATGAGCAGACCGACACCTCCGACCTACAAGACCAGGAACTGGCCGGCCTACAATGAAGCGCTGAAGCGCCGCGGCTCGCTGACGATCTGGTTCGATCCCGCCATGACATGGGAAGCCGCACCGACCGGCAAGCGCGGGCGGCAGCCCGCCTATGGTGATGCCGCCATCCAAACCTGCCTGACGATGAAGGTTCTGTTCGGCATGGCGCTTCGACAGACAACCGGGTTTGTTGAGAGCCTCCTGCGCCTGATCGGCCTGGACTGGGCCGTGCCCGACTTCAGCACGCTCAGCCGCCGCCAGAAGGCGTTGAAGGTGAACATTCCCTACCGGGGTTCCAACGGCCCGTTGCACCTGCTGGTGGACAGCACCGGGATCAAGGTCGAGGGCGAAGGGGAATGGAACGCCCGCAAGCATGGAGGCACCAAACGCCGGGTTTGGCGCAAGATCCACATCGGGATCGACGAGAAATCCCTAGAAATCCGGGCGGCCGAGTTCACCACCAGCGACGTGGGCGACGCGCCCATGCTGCCCGAACTGCTGGGCCAGATCCCTCCCGAGCAGGAGATCGCCACTGTCACCGCCGACGGCGCCTTCGACACCCGCAAGTGCCATGACGCCATCGCGGCCCGTGGCGCGGCGGCGATCATACCGCCCCGCAAGAACGCCAAGCCCTGGAAGCCAGACACCCCCGGTGCTGTCGCGCGCAACGAAATCCTGCGCACATCGAAGCGCGTCGGGCGGACCATCTGGCGACGATGGAGCGGCTATCACCGCCGAAGCCGCGCCGAAACCAAGATGCACTGCGTCAAGCTGCTGGGTCAGCGCCTGTCCGCCCGAGACTTCGACCGTCAGGTTGCGGAGTTCCAGGTCAGGGTTGCCGTGCTCAATGGCTTCACCGCGCTCGGCATCCCCGTCACAGAGGTCGCGGGATAA
- a CDS encoding transposase, translating into MQQSLKVTEVARKHGTTRWQIYDWRKQIRKGNLMLPESVAALPFFAELVVDDSTAAASAVVTRCDLEILVGDVVIRAGSGADEEQLTRAIRAARAAAS; encoded by the coding sequence GTGCAACAGAGTCTTAAGGTCACTGAAGTTGCGCGCAAACACGGCACGACCCGCTGGCAAATCTACGATTGGCGCAAGCAGATACGCAAAGGCAACCTGATGTTGCCCGAGAGCGTGGCGGCTTTGCCGTTCTTCGCGGAACTGGTGGTCGATGACAGCACGGCTGCGGCGTCGGCGGTTGTCACAAGGTGCGATCTCGAGATCCTTGTCGGTGATGTCGTGATCCGGGCGGGTTCTGGTGCCGATGAGGAGCAGCTGACCCGGGCGATCCGGGCGGCACGGGCTGCGGCATCGTGA
- the lhgO gene encoding L-2-hydroxyglutarate oxidase, with product MDYDYCIIGGGIVGLATAMAVLKRKPGAGVLVLEKETTLGAHQTGHNSGVIHAGVYYAPGSLKAELCVRGLAATYSFCEEHGVPVVRCGKLIVATNPLEMSRIDALYDRAITNGTQIERVSEGELREREPNITGLGALFSPQTGIVGYAAVCAAMGQVIGAAGGEIRLGAPVTRIAEGPGSVEIDAGGKTITCGKLIACAGLQSDRIAGMAGLTPDFRIVPFRGEYFRLPAARNDIVQHLIYPAPDPDLPFLGIHLTRMIDGSVTVGPNAVLGLAREGYPKLSVNLRDTLDLMSYAGFWRLVWQQRASAAHELWQSASRRAYLQACRKYCPSLTLDDLQPTEAGIRAQAVTPDGTAIHDFHFAETARTLHVCNAPSPAATSAIPIGEMIADRAA from the coding sequence ATGGATTACGACTACTGCATCATCGGCGGCGGCATCGTCGGACTGGCAACCGCGATGGCGGTGCTCAAGCGCAAACCCGGCGCCGGGGTGCTGGTGCTGGAAAAGGAAACCACGCTGGGGGCCCACCAGACCGGCCACAACAGCGGCGTGATCCATGCGGGCGTCTACTATGCGCCGGGCAGCCTCAAGGCCGAACTTTGCGTTCGCGGGCTGGCGGCGACCTACAGCTTCTGCGAGGAACATGGCGTTCCGGTGGTCCGCTGCGGCAAGCTGATCGTTGCGACCAACCCGCTGGAAATGTCCCGCATCGACGCGCTCTATGACCGCGCCATCACCAATGGCACGCAGATCGAGCGGGTGTCCGAAGGCGAGCTGCGCGAGCGTGAGCCCAACATCACCGGCCTCGGGGCGCTGTTCTCACCGCAGACCGGGATCGTCGGCTATGCGGCCGTCTGTGCCGCCATGGGCCAGGTGATCGGGGCAGCAGGCGGCGAGATCCGGCTGGGCGCGCCGGTGACGCGCATTGCCGAAGGGCCGGGATCAGTAGAGATCGACGCCGGCGGCAAGACGATCACCTGCGGCAAGCTGATCGCCTGCGCCGGGCTTCAGTCCGACCGGATCGCGGGGATGGCGGGTTTGACCCCGGATTTCCGCATCGTGCCGTTCCGGGGCGAATATTTCCGGCTTCCGGCCGCACGGAACGATATTGTCCAGCACCTGATCTATCCTGCCCCCGATCCCGACCTGCCCTTTCTTGGCATCCACCTGACGCGGATGATCGACGGCAGCGTGACGGTTGGCCCCAATGCGGTGCTCGGGCTGGCACGCGAGGGCTATCCCAAGCTCTCGGTGAACCTGCGCGATACACTCGACCTGATGAGCTATGCCGGGTTCTGGCGGCTGGTCTGGCAACAGCGCGCCAGTGCCGCGCACGAGCTGTGGCAGTCGGCCTCGCGCCGGGCCTATCTGCAGGCCTGCCGCAAATACTGCCCGTCGCTGACCCTGGACGATCTTCAGCCCACCGAGGCCGGCATCCGCGCGCAGGCGGTCACCCCCGACGGCACCGCGATCCACGATTTTCATTTCGCCGAAACCGCGCGCACGCTGCATGTGTGCAACGCGCCTTCGCCTGCCGCGACCTCGGCGATCCCTATTGGTGAGATGATCGCCGACCGCGCGGCCTGA
- the tnpB gene encoding IS66 family insertion sequence element accessory protein TnpB — protein sequence MFGHGGSVKVFVATRPVDFRKGIDGLALAVQEMFGMDPFCGAAFVFWTCTGFVP from the coding sequence ATGTTCGGTCATGGCGGTTCGGTGAAGGTCTTCGTGGCGACCCGGCCGGTGGACTTCCGCAAGGGGATCGATGGCTTGGCACTGGCTGTGCAGGAGATGTTCGGGATGGACCCGTTCTGCGGGGCGGCCTTCGTGTTCTGGACCTGCACCGGTTTTGTTCC
- a CDS encoding NAD(P)-dependent oxidoreductase, translating into MKIAMIGATGKVGQVVAAELLRRGHQVTAISRGNHTIDGVETRISDINTDPDLAAKLGGHDVVISSVRFVEFDQDRLIDTVAKSGVDRYVVVGGAGSLTHPEGGLIWSNPKFPEAARENSRMGAVYLDKLQDSALNWTFLSPAMLFFDGPATGNFRLGRDDALVGPDGKSSVSYGDFAVALVDELEKPQHERQRFTVGY; encoded by the coding sequence ATGAAAATTGCAATGATCGGCGCCACCGGCAAGGTGGGCCAGGTGGTGGCCGCCGAACTGCTGCGCCGTGGCCATCAGGTTACCGCGATCAGCCGCGGAAACCACACCATCGACGGCGTTGAGACGCGGATTTCCGACATCAACACCGATCCCGATCTTGCCGCGAAGCTGGGCGGGCACGACGTGGTCATCAGCTCGGTCCGGTTCGTCGAATTCGACCAGGACCGGCTGATCGACACGGTGGCGAAATCGGGAGTCGACCGCTATGTCGTGGTCGGTGGCGCGGGGTCGCTGACCCACCCCGAAGGTGGTCTGATCTGGAGCAATCCGAAGTTCCCCGAAGCCGCCCGCGAAAATTCGCGTATGGGCGCGGTCTATCTGGACAAGCTGCAGGACAGCGCGCTGAACTGGACCTTCCTGTCTCCGGCCATGCTGTTCTTCGATGGTCCGGCCACCGGCAACTTCCGTCTGGGACGTGACGATGCGCTGGTCGGGCCGGATGGCAAAAGCTCGGTCTCTTACGGGGATTTTGCCGTCGCGCTGGTGGACGAGCTGGAAAAACCGCAGCATGAACGTCAACGGTTCACCGTCGGTTACTGA
- a CDS encoding TRAP transporter large permease subunit, which yields MTHETADTASSPADTERVFGLSLAFTARLATLGVIGVILMAFLTVVDIASRELFHASFFGLNEVSALTVAVCVAMCLPASILKRAPLAIELLTSHLQGPAASWTRAVGSAGMFLFLIVIAWQVGLVANHTMRTHETTILTGISVYPFYYAIAALLWVCVAGQALILGVDLAAARRTSGGGMMANIAVAAVILVVIALVAVILGWMPGLPIKGWLTSNRVGIAALMFLLMWVLSLTSIPLGAAMGLTGLIGSSMLLNRDASLAVVGSEVKHLLIEPSLAVLPFFLLMGMFASLAGLGADLYRLAAAVFGHVRGGLANATIAGCAAFGSLTGSSMATQLTVGRIAMPEMEKRGYSPALAAGAMAAGGTLGQLIPPSTAMILYCVLAEESVGRMFMGAVLPGLLATLLYMTTVFIWAWINPKAAPSVGGFDLAELAASLRGCWAAVLLLGAVLGGIYSGAFTEMEAGSVGVVGTAILAVARRKLTFQTFWGVMSDATVTVGIMYTLLFGVAVLSFMFGISGLPAFFIDIADHFNLSAHEVVIMLIVIYLVLGTAMDSWAIMVITVPIFTPLVTSYGYDPIWWGIMVIMCMEAGQISPPFGLNIFIMKSIAPSIPLGQVYKGCTAFFGSTVVKIILLILFPAIVTWLPGTM from the coding sequence ATGACTCATGAAACCGCCGATACAGCGTCAAGCCCCGCCGACACCGAACGGGTTTTTGGCCTTTCCCTGGCGTTTACGGCGCGGCTGGCCACACTGGGCGTCATCGGGGTGATCCTGATGGCCTTTCTCACCGTCGTGGACATCGCCTCGCGCGAGCTGTTCCATGCCTCGTTCTTCGGGCTGAACGAGGTCAGCGCGCTGACCGTTGCCGTCTGTGTTGCCATGTGCCTGCCCGCCAGCATCCTCAAACGGGCGCCGCTGGCGATCGAGCTACTGACCAGCCACCTGCAAGGCCCCGCGGCCAGCTGGACCCGCGCTGTCGGCTCGGCCGGCATGTTCCTGTTCCTGATCGTGATCGCCTGGCAGGTGGGTCTGGTTGCCAACCACACGATGCGTACCCACGAAACCACGATCCTGACCGGCATTTCGGTCTATCCGTTCTATTACGCGATTGCCGCGCTGTTGTGGGTCTGCGTGGCCGGGCAGGCGCTGATCCTGGGTGTCGACCTTGCGGCCGCGCGCCGGACAAGTGGCGGCGGCATGATGGCGAATATCGCCGTGGCGGCGGTGATCCTGGTGGTGATCGCACTTGTCGCAGTGATCTTGGGCTGGATGCCGGGCCTGCCGATCAAGGGCTGGTTGACTTCGAACCGGGTCGGGATCGCGGCTCTGATGTTCCTGCTGATGTGGGTGCTGTCGCTGACTTCGATCCCGCTGGGTGCGGCGATGGGGCTGACCGGGCTGATCGGTTCTTCGATGCTGCTGAACCGCGACGCCTCGCTTGCCGTTGTCGGCAGCGAGGTCAAGCACCTGCTGATCGAACCGTCGCTGGCCGTGCTGCCGTTCTTCCTTCTGATGGGCATGTTTGCTTCGCTTGCCGGGCTGGGCGCCGATCTTTACCGGCTGGCCGCGGCAGTGTTCGGCCATGTGCGCGGCGGGTTGGCCAATGCCACCATCGCGGGCTGCGCGGCTTTTGGCTCACTCACCGGATCGTCGATGGCAACGCAGCTGACCGTCGGGCGGATCGCCATGCCCGAGATGGAAAAACGCGGCTATTCTCCCGCCCTTGCGGCAGGGGCCATGGCGGCCGGCGGCACGCTGGGCCAGTTGATCCCGCCCAGCACCGCGATGATCCTGTACTGCGTGCTCGCCGAGGAGTCGGTCGGCCGCATGTTCATGGGCGCCGTGCTGCCCGGCTTGCTGGCCACGCTGCTGTATATGACCACCGTCTTCATCTGGGCCTGGATCAACCCCAAGGCCGCGCCAAGCGTCGGCGGCTTCGACTTGGCCGAACTTGCGGCCAGCCTGCGCGGCTGCTGGGCGGCGGTCCTGCTGCTGGGCGCCGTGCTGGGCGGGATCTACTCGGGCGCCTTTACCGAGATGGAGGCCGGATCGGTCGGAGTCGTCGGCACCGCAATCCTGGCCGTGGCGCGCCGCAAGCTGACGTTCCAGACCTTCTGGGGTGTGATGAGCGATGCCACCGTGACCGTGGGCATCATGTATACCCTGTTGTTCGGGGTGGCCGTGCTGTCCTTCATGTTCGGCATCTCGGGCCTGCCGGCGTTCTTTATCGACATCGCCGACCACTTCAACCTCAGCGCGCACGAGGTGGTGATCATGCTGATCGTGATCTACCTGGTGCTGGGGACGGCAATGGACAGCTGGGCCATCATGGTCATCACCGTGCCGATCTTCACCCCGCTGGTCACGAGCTATGGCTATGATCCGATCTGGTGGGGCATCATGGTCATCATGTGCATGGAGGCCGGCCAAATCTCGCCGCCCTTCGGTCTGAACATCTTCATCATGAAAAGCATCGCGCCCAGTATCCCGCTGGGGCAGGTCTACAAGGGCTGCACCGCCTTCTTCGGATCGACCGTGGTGAAGATCATCCTGCTAATTCTCTTCCCCGCGATCGTGACCTGGCTTCCCGGCACGATGTGA